The sequence below is a genomic window from Denitratisoma sp. DHT3.
CCGCGTCACGGCGGAGGAGCTGAGCCGCTGGCGCGGCCTGTCGTATGCCGACCTGGCCTACGAGGTGCTGTCCAAGTTCATCACCGACATTCCGGCGGCCGATCTCAAGGCCCTGGTGGCGAAGACCTACACGGCCGCCACCTATTGCTATGCCCGCCCCGGCCGCGACGCGGCGGACATCACGCCGCTGACCACACTGGAGCCCGGCTTCTCCCTGCTGGAGCTGTCCAACGGACCGACCCTGGCCTTCAAGGACATGGCGATGCAGTTGCTGGGCAACCTGTTCGAATACGTGCTGGACAAGCGCGGCGAGACGATCAACATCCTCGGCGCCACTTCCGGCGATACGGGCTCGGCGGCGGAATATGCGATGCACGGCAAGCACGGCGTGCGCGTCTTCATGCTCTCGCCGGACGGCAAGATGAGCGCCTTCCAGCGCGCCCAGATGTATTCGCTGCAGGATGGGAACATCCACAACATCGCCGTGCGCGGCATGTTCGACGACGCCCAGGACATCGTCAAGGCGGTGTCCAACGACGCCGCCTTCAAGGCCCGGTACAAGATCGGCGCGGTCAATTCGATCAACTGGGCGCGGGTTGCGGCGCAGATCGTCTACTACTTCAAGGGCTACTTCGAGGCGACCCGGTCCAATGACGAGCAGGTGGCGTTCTGCGTGCCCTCGGGCAACTTCGGCAACATCTGCGCCGGCCACGTCGCCCGCCAGATGGGCCTGCCCATCGCCCGCCTGGTGCTGGCGACCAACGAGAACGACGTGCTCGACGAGTTCTTCCGCACCGGCGTGTATCGTCCGCGCAAGACCGCCGAGACCCACGTTACGTCCAGCCCGTCGATGGACATTTCCAAGGCGTCCAACTTCGAGCGTTTCGTCTTCGACCTGGTGGGCCGCGATCCCGCCGTGGTGCGGGAGCTATGGGCCCAGGTGGATGGCGGCGGCGCCTTCGACCTGCGCGGTACGCCGCACTGGGCGCGCCTGCCGGCGTTCCATTTCGCCTCCGGCAGCAGCAGCCATGCCGACCGGCTGGCGACGATCCGCAGCGTCTGGGAGAAGTACGGCGTGATGATCGACACCCACACCGCCGACGGCGTCAAGGTGGCGCTGGCGCACCGCGAGGCCGGCGTGCCGATGGTGGTGCTGGAGACCGCCCAGGCGGTGAAGTTCGCCGAGACCATCCGCGAGGCCCTGGGCCGCGATCCCCTGCGTCCGGCCGCCCTGGAAGGGCTGGAGAAGCTGCCCCAGCGCGTCGAGGTGATGGACGCCGACACCGGCGCGATCAAGGACTTCATCGTCCGCCACTGCTGATCCCCGTGGCCGGCATCGATCAGGAACAGGTCTGGAGCGCCCGCTACGACGCGGCGGGCGAGGAGTACCTGTTCGGCACCGCGCCCAACGCATTTTTGCAGCGCCAGGCCGAGCGTCTGAAGCCAGGCCTCTCGGCCCTGTCGGTGGCCGACGGCGAGGGACGCAACAGCGTCTGGCTGGCGGAGGAAGGGCTGGCGGTGACCGCGGTGGAGATTTCTCCGGTGGCGCTGCACAAGGCCCGCCGGCTTGCGGTGAGCCGGCACGTGACGGTCGATTTCATCCAGGCCGACCTGCTGCGCTGGGACTGGCCGGTGGCGGCCTTCGACGTCGTGGCGGCGATTTTCATCCAGTTCGTCGGTCCCGCCGAGCGGGACGCGCTCTTCGCCCGGCTCAAGGACGCCCTCAAGCCCGGCGGCCTGCTGCTGCTTCAGGGCTACACGCCGAAGCAGCTGGAATACGGCACCGGCGGCCCGTCGGCGGTCGAGAATCTGTACACCGAGGAATTGCTGCGGCACGCCTTCGGGGATTTCGAACTGCTCGAATTGCGCAGCCACGAGGCGCTGCTGGAGGAAGGCAGCGCCCATCGCGGCATGTCGGCGGTGATCGACCTGGTGGCGCGCAAGCCCGGCTGATGTTCGGCTCTTGAAACTCTTGAGCCAGTCTCCGGAGCTAGTCTCCGGTTTCGGGCTGGTTGCGCATGTGGTCGGCAAGTCCGGACAGCGCCTTGAACAGGGCCTCCTTCAGCGCCGGGTCGGCATCCTCTTCGTCAAGCGCATGGCGCATGCACATCAGCCATTGATCGCGTTCGGCGACGCCGATGCCGAACGGCAGATGGCGGGCCCGCAAGCGCGGGTGGCCGAATTTCTCGATGAACAGGCTGGGGCCGCCAAGATAGCCGGAGAGGTACATGAAGAGTTTTTCCTCGGAGCCCGCCAGGCTTTCCGGATGCAGGCGGCGGATTTCCCAGGCTTCGGGCAGCGTGTCCATCAGTTGGTAGAAGCGATGGACCAGCCGGCGCAGGCCGGCTTCGCCGCCTAGGATTTCGTAAGGGGGGACGGAGGGGTTCGGGGCGGGTACATTCATGGTCCGGGAATCCTAACACGGGCGGTGAGGCCGCCGCCTTCCCGGGGCAGCAGCTCCAGGCTGCCGCCGTGCTGGTTGGCGACCCGCTCGACGATGGCCAGGCCGAGGCCGGCGCCGCCGGCGTTGCTGCGGGCGGCTTCGCGCCGCGTGAAGGGGCGCTTGAGCCATTCCACCTCTTCCGCCGGAATGCCCGGACCACGATCGCCGACTTCGATCAGCAGCCAGTTCCCCTCGCGCTTCAGGCGCAGTTCGACGGGGTCGCCGGAACCGCCGCCGTGGCGCAGCGCATTGTCGATCAGATTGGCGACGGCGCGGCGCAGGGCCTGCGGCCGTAGGGACAGGGGCGGCAGCGGCGGCATCGGCTCGATGCGGGATTCGAGATTGACGCCGCGGCGGCGGTAGGGCGCCGCCACCTGCTCCAGGAGATCGGCGAGATCGGTCGCCAGCGGGGATTCGCCGCCGTCGGAACGGGCGAAATCGAGAAACTGGCCGATGGTGCTGTCCATCTCGTCGATGTCGGCGCTCATGGCCTCCCGCTGCTCCCGGTCCTGCACGCCCAATTCCAGGCCCAGACGCAGCCGGGTCAGGGGCGTGCGCAGATCGTGGGACACGCCGGCCAGTACCAGGCTGCGGTCCTGCTCCAGGCGCGCCAGGTCGGCGTTCATCTGGTTGAAGGCCTGGGCCACGGCGGTCAGCTCTTCGGGACCGGTGGCCGGCAAGGGGGGCGGATGGCGGCCGGCGCCGAGTTCGCGCGCGGCATTGGCGATGTCGCGCAGCGGGCGGGTCAGGCGCGAGACGAAAATCCCCGCCCCGATCATGGCGATGACGGCCGCCAGGAGCCCCCAGCCGATCCACTGGGGAGCGTGCGAGCGGGCGAAGCGTTCGCGGGGCAGGGCGATCCAGTAGTCATCGCCCTCGATCGAGATGCGCAGAAAGATCGCCTGTTCCCCCTGCCGTTCCATCTGCAGGCGGGTGCGGGGGCCGAGGGTCTGCCGCAATTGCGCCTCGATGTCGGCCAGAAAGGGGTCCGTCGGCCGGTCGGGGACGGGCTCGTCGCCTTCCGCCACATAGACGCGGATGCCCTCCTGGCGGGAAAGCTCGTTCAGCAGTTCGTGGCGTTGCGCGGGGTCCGCGGCCACCAGGGCGGCCCGGGTCAGGTTGGCCACGCTGGTCAGCAACTGGGTGAAGTGCCGCGTGCGCGGGCCGCGCTCGGAGTAGGCGAAGATCGCCGCCCAGGCCAGGGCCGAGAGCGTCATGGTCAGCGCCAGCAGGACGAACAGCCGGGCCAGCAGAGTGCGCAGCATGTCAGTCCGGCACAAAGACGTAGCCGAACCCCCTCACGGTCTGGATGTGGCGCGGCGCCGCCGGATTGATCTCCACCAGCTTGCGCAGGCGCGACACCTGCACGTCGATGGCCCGGTCGAAGACCTCGTATTCACGGCCCCGCGCCAGTTCGGACAGCCTGTCGCGGGAAAGGGGCTGGCGCGGATGCGTGGCGAACACCTTGAGCAGGGCGAATTCCCCGGTCGTCAGCACCTGGGTCTCGCCGTCACGGCTGAGGGTGCGGCGTCCCAGGTCCAGCACGCAGTCGCCGAAGCTCACTTCCTCGGGGGCTTCCGCCGGCGCGCCGGGGATGGGAACCACCCGGCGCCGCAGCACCGCATGGATGCGGGCCACCAGTTCCCGCGGATTGAAGGGCTTGGCCAGGTAGTCGTCGGCGCCCAGTTCGAGGCCGACGATGCGGTCCACTTCCTCGCCCTTGGCGGTCAGCATGATGATGGCGATCGGGTCGCCGCCCCCGCGCAGACGGCGGCAGATGGCCAGGCCATCCTCCCCCGGCAGCATCAGGTCGAGCACCAGCAGATCGTAATGTTCCCGCGTCAGGGCGCGGTCCATGGCCACGCCGTTTTCCACGGCCCGGACGGTGAAACCCTGATCGCGCAGATAGCGTTCCAGCAACTGGCGCAGGCGCAGGTCGTCATCGACGATCAATATCTTGTCGGTACGTTCACTCATGGAATCAAGCATACCGGGAAATGCATTGCCGGGCCTGGTGGTAACACGTGGTTACCAACAAAAGTGGCCGCGTCCCGGATATCCTCTGCCGCCCCCGGTTGCCATGAAGCCGCGTTTCGGCTGGCATCCGTGGACGATTGGCGGCACACTGTCGCCCCTGGGAATCGGGGTGTATGCCAATGCATGAGATGTCGCTCGCCGAAGGCGTGCTGGGGCTGATCGAGGATGCCGCGCGGCGCGAGGGTTTTTCCCGGGTACTCGCGGTCTGGGTGGAGGTCGGGCGCCTGGCCGCGGTGGAGCCCGAGGCGCTGAGGTTCTGTTTCGACGCGGTGACCGCCGGCACGCTGGCGGATGGCGCGCGGCTGGAGATCATCGATCTGCCGGGGCAGGCGTGGTGCTGGCAATGCAACGAGAGCGTCGCACCGATGGACGACGAGGGCAGCTGTCCCCGCTGCGGGGGCTATGGCCTGCAGGTGACCGGCGGCGACCAGATGCGGGTCAAGGAACTGGAAGTGGAGTAGGAACGGATGTGCACGACCTGCGGATGCGGTGGCGAGGGTGCCACCATCGATGGACACGATGGACACGCCCATGATCATGGGGGCAATCCCTATCAACCCGGTGCCCGCCGTCGCACTCAAGGCACAGGACAGGAAGGCTCGGCCGGATCGCGGCGGGTGCTGGTGGAGCAGGCCATCCTGGCCAAGAACGACGCGCTGGCCCGGATCAACCGGGAGCGGCTGGCGGCGAAGGGCGTCTTCGCACTCAACCTGGTCTCCAGCCCCGGCTCCGGCAAGACCACGCTGCTGGTGAAGACCATCGAGGCGCTGCGCGGCCGCCTGCCGGTGGCCGTGGTGGAAGGCGATCAGCAAACCAGCCAGGATGCCGAGCGAATCCGCGCCGCCGGGGCGCCGGCGGTGCAGATCAATACCGGCAAGGGCTGCCACCTGGACGCGCTGATGGTGGGCCGCGCCCTGGAACGGCTGCCGCTGGAGACGGGGGGGCTGCTGATGATCGAGAACGTCGGGAATCTGGTCTGTCCGGCGGCTTTCGACCTGGGCGAGGCGCACAAGGTGGTGGTGCTCTCCGTCACCGAGGGCGAGGACAAACCACTCAAGTACCCCGACATGTTCCGCGCCGCCTCCCTGATGCTGCTGAACAAGTGCGATCTGTTGCCGCACCTGGACTTCGACGTGGAGCAGGCCGTCGCCTATGCCCGCCGCGTCAACCCTGAACTGCGCGTGATGCGGGTTTCGGCGCGCAGCGGCGAGGGAATGGCGGACTGGCTGGCATGGCTGGAAGCGGAGGCGGCCGCCCGGCGCGATCCCGGCCACCCATGACGCAACCGTCCATGGCGCAGGCACGGCGCATCCGCGTCCGCGGCCTGGTGCAGGGCGTCGGCTTCCGTCCTTTCGTCTGGCATCTGGCGCGGGAATTGGCGCTGACCGGCTGGGTGCGCAACGACGGCGAGGGCGTCGACATCCTGGCCGAAGGTACGCCCGCCGCGCTGGATGCGCTGGCGCAGCGGCTGCGCGGCGAGGCGCCGCCGCTGGCCCGGGTGGATGCGGTGACGATGCACGCCGAGACGCCGGCCGGCCACGCCGAGTTCCGCATCCTGGACAGCGGCGCGGGTCCGGGGCGGACCGCGATCGGCGCCGACGTGGCGGTCTGTGGCGACTGCCTGGCCGAGCTGTTCGATCCCGCCGGCCGCCGCTGGCGCCATCCGTTCATCACCTGCACCCACTGCGGTCCGCGCCACAGCCTGACGCGCCGGCTGCCTTACGACCGGCGCAACACCAGCATGGCGGATTTTCCCCTCTGCGGGGACTGTGGCCGCGAGTACGCCGAGCCGGCCGACCGCCGCTTCCATGCCGAGACCATCTGCTGTCCCGCCTGCGGGCCGCGCCTGACATTCACCGATACGGGCGGCGCGGAGCTGGCCGGGGATGCCGTCGCCGCCTGCCTGGCTCGTCTGCTCGCGGGGGACGTCGTCGCCATCAAGGGCCTGGGCGGCTTCCATCTGGCCTGCGACGCCCGCAATGCCGAGGCCGTGGCGCGGCTGAGGCTGCGCAAAGCGCGCGAGCAGAAGCCTTTCGCGCTGATGGCGGCGAACGCCGCCTCGCTCGCACCCTGGGTGGCGCTGGACGCCGCAGCCCAGGCGTTACTGGAAGCGCCGGAGCGGCCGATCGTGTTGTCGCCCAAGATATCGGCCGCCGGCGGGGCAGGCGCTGAGGCACCTCTGGACGGGCTGGCCCCCGGCCTGGCCGAGCTGGGGGCGATGCTGCCCTATACGCCGCTCCACTACCTGCTGTTCCACGAAGCGGCGGGGCGCCCGGTGGGTACTGACTGGTTGCAGCAGCTCCACCCGCTGCTGCTGGTGATGACCAGCGCCAATCCCGGCGGCGAGCCGCTGGTGATCGACAACCGGGAGGCGCTGACCCGCCTGGCGGGCATCGCCGACGCCTTCCTGCTCCATGACCGGGACATCCTGGTGCGCTGCGACGACAGCGTGACGCGCGCGTCGCCGCCGGTCTTCGTGCGTCGTGGCCGTGGATACACGCCCAAGGCCATCCGCCTGCCGCGCGCCGGTCCGAGCGTGCTGGCCCTGGGCGGCTGGTTCAAGAACACGGTCTGCGCGACGCGGGGCGACGAGGCCTTCGTCTCGCAGCATCTGGGTGATCTGGAGAATGCCGCCGCCTGCGGCTTTCATGAAGAGGCAACGGCCCATCTGCTGTCCATCCTGGAACTGGAACCGGAGATCGTCGCCCATGACCTGCATCCGGACTTCCATTCCACCCGCTTCGCCCAGGCCTTCGCCGCGCAGCGGGGCATCCCCACGCTGGCCGTGCAGCACCATCAGGCCCATCTCGCCGCCGTCGCCGCCGAGCATGGCCATGCCGGCCCGCTGCTGGGGCTGGCGCTGGACGGCGTGGGGCTGGGAAGCGACGGCCAGCCCTGGGGCGGCGAGCTGTTGTTCCTGGAGGGGACCGCCTTTTCCCGCCTGGGCCATTTGGCGACCCTGCCCCTGCCCGGCGGCGACCGCGCGGCCCGCGAGCCCTGGCGCATGGGCGCGGCCGTCCTGCATCGGCTGGGGCGGACCGACGAGATTCCGCGCCGTTTCCCCGATCGGCCCCTGGCGCCGGCGCTGGCGGCCCTGCTGGCGGGTGGTGGGCGGGGCACGGAAACCTCCAGCCTGGGGCGTGTCTTCGATGCCGCCGCCGCCTTGCTGGGGGTGGCGCTGGATTCCGGTTTCGAGGGCCATGCCGCGATGCTGCTGGAGTCGCGGGCCAGCGCCCATGGCCCGGCGTCGCCCTGGGACGGGGCCTGGCGCATCGCGGCCGACGGCACCCTGGATCTGCTGCCGCTCCTGGCCCGGCTGGCCGACTGGCGGGGTGGAGTGGATGAGGCGGCGGCGCGTTTTCACGCCAGCCTGGCGGCGGCGCTGGCACAATGGGCGACCCATGCCGCCCGGGAAAGAAATACTTCAGTCGTGGCCCTGGCCGGCGGCTGCCTGCTCAACCGCGTTCTCGCCCTGGAACTGTGCCGCCGCCTGGAGTCCGCCGGGCTGACGGTACTGACGGCCCGCCAGTTGCCGCCAGGCGATGGCGGGCTTTCCCTGGGGCAGGCGTGGGTGGCGCTGCAAACTTTGGAGTCCTGAAAATGTGTCTGGCAATGCCGGTGCGGGTGGTGGAGATCGTCGGGGAGGGGATGGCCGTGGTGGATCTGAACGGCGTCCGCAAGGAGGTTTCGCTGGCTTTGGTGGATGACGTCGCCGTCGGCGACTACGTCATCCTGCATGTCGGCCATGCGCTGCAAAAACTCGACGTCGAGGAGGCGGAGCGCACCCTGGCGCTGTTTGCCGAGATGGCGCGTCTCGATACGATACCCTGACGCTTGGCGTCCGGCGCCTGATCTATCCGATCAGCTTTTTCGTCAGGTAGTGGAGGTCGTGCTCCACCTCGGCCATCGTGACCCGTTCGGCGGAGAGAGCCAGCAGCATCGCTTGCAGCTGGTAGCCGAAGATGCGGGTCAGGGCCGTCGTCTCCTCGATCGAATAGCCGCCGAAATCGATGCCCATGTAGCGCTGGATCACCATCGACGAGGGTTCGCTGCCGCGGCCGCCGGGCGCGGCG
It includes:
- the thrC gene encoding threonine synthase, which translates into the protein MRYISTRGQAPAESFCDILLGGLAPDGGLYLPESYPRVTAEELSRWRGLSYADLAYEVLSKFITDIPAADLKALVAKTYTAATYCYARPGRDAADITPLTTLEPGFSLLELSNGPTLAFKDMAMQLLGNLFEYVLDKRGETINILGATSGDTGSAAEYAMHGKHGVRVFMLSPDGKMSAFQRAQMYSLQDGNIHNIAVRGMFDDAQDIVKAVSNDAAFKARYKIGAVNSINWARVAAQIVYYFKGYFEATRSNDEQVAFCVPSGNFGNICAGHVARQMGLPIARLVLATNENDVLDEFFRTGVYRPRKTAETHVTSSPSMDISKASNFERFVFDLVGRDPAVVRELWAQVDGGGAFDLRGTPHWARLPAFHFASGSSSHADRLATIRSVWEKYGVMIDTHTADGVKVALAHREAGVPMVVLETAQAVKFAETIREALGRDPLRPAALEGLEKLPQRVEVMDADTGAIKDFIVRHC
- a CDS encoding SAM-dependent methyltransferase, whose product is MAGIDQEQVWSARYDAAGEEYLFGTAPNAFLQRQAERLKPGLSALSVADGEGRNSVWLAEEGLAVTAVEISPVALHKARRLAVSRHVTVDFIQADLLRWDWPVAAFDVVAAIFIQFVGPAERDALFARLKDALKPGGLLLLQGYTPKQLEYGTGGPSAVENLYTEELLRHAFGDFELLELRSHEALLEEGSAHRGMSAVIDLVARKPG
- a CDS encoding group II truncated hemoglobin; its protein translation is MNVPAPNPSVPPYEILGGEAGLRRLVHRFYQLMDTLPEAWEIRRLHPESLAGSEEKLFMYLSGYLGGPSLFIEKFGHPRLRARHLPFGIGVAERDQWLMCMRHALDEEDADPALKEALFKALSGLADHMRNQPETGD
- a CDS encoding ATP-binding protein yields the protein MLRTLLARLFVLLALTMTLSALAWAAIFAYSERGPRTRHFTQLLTSVANLTRAALVAADPAQRHELLNELSRQEGIRVYVAEGDEPVPDRPTDPFLADIEAQLRQTLGPRTRLQMERQGEQAIFLRISIEGDDYWIALPRERFARSHAPQWIGWGLLAAVIAMIGAGIFVSRLTRPLRDIANAARELGAGRHPPPLPATGPEELTAVAQAFNQMNADLARLEQDRSLVLAGVSHDLRTPLTRLRLGLELGVQDREQREAMSADIDEMDSTIGQFLDFARSDGGESPLATDLADLLEQVAAPYRRRGVNLESRIEPMPPLPPLSLRPQALRRAVANLIDNALRHGGGSGDPVELRLKREGNWLLIEVGDRGPGIPAEEVEWLKRPFTRREAARSNAGGAGLGLAIVERVANQHGGSLELLPREGGGLTARVRIPGP
- the ompR gene encoding two-component system response regulator OmpR; this encodes MSERTDKILIVDDDLRLRQLLERYLRDQGFTVRAVENGVAMDRALTREHYDLLVLDLMLPGEDGLAICRRLRGGGDPIAIIMLTAKGEEVDRIVGLELGADDYLAKPFNPRELVARIHAVLRRRVVPIPGAPAEAPEEVSFGDCVLDLGRRTLSRDGETQVLTTGEFALLKVFATHPRQPLSRDRLSELARGREYEVFDRAIDVQVSRLRKLVEINPAAPRHIQTVRGFGYVFVPD
- the hypA gene encoding hydrogenase maturation nickel metallochaperone HypA; this encodes MHEMSLAEGVLGLIEDAARREGFSRVLAVWVEVGRLAAVEPEALRFCFDAVTAGTLADGARLEIIDLPGQAWCWQCNESVAPMDDEGSCPRCGGYGLQVTGGDQMRVKELEVE
- the hypB gene encoding hydrogenase nickel incorporation protein HypB; this encodes MCTTCGCGGEGATIDGHDGHAHDHGGNPYQPGARRRTQGTGQEGSAGSRRVLVEQAILAKNDALARINRERLAAKGVFALNLVSSPGSGKTTLLVKTIEALRGRLPVAVVEGDQQTSQDAERIRAAGAPAVQINTGKGCHLDALMVGRALERLPLETGGLLMIENVGNLVCPAAFDLGEAHKVVVLSVTEGEDKPLKYPDMFRAASLMLLNKCDLLPHLDFDVEQAVAYARRVNPELRVMRVSARSGEGMADWLAWLEAEAAARRDPGHP
- the hypF gene encoding carbamoyltransferase HypF is translated as MTQPSMAQARRIRVRGLVQGVGFRPFVWHLARELALTGWVRNDGEGVDILAEGTPAALDALAQRLRGEAPPLARVDAVTMHAETPAGHAEFRILDSGAGPGRTAIGADVAVCGDCLAELFDPAGRRWRHPFITCTHCGPRHSLTRRLPYDRRNTSMADFPLCGDCGREYAEPADRRFHAETICCPACGPRLTFTDTGGAELAGDAVAACLARLLAGDVVAIKGLGGFHLACDARNAEAVARLRLRKAREQKPFALMAANAASLAPWVALDAAAQALLEAPERPIVLSPKISAAGGAGAEAPLDGLAPGLAELGAMLPYTPLHYLLFHEAAGRPVGTDWLQQLHPLLLVMTSANPGGEPLVIDNREALTRLAGIADAFLLHDRDILVRCDDSVTRASPPVFVRRGRGYTPKAIRLPRAGPSVLALGGWFKNTVCATRGDEAFVSQHLGDLENAAACGFHEEATAHLLSILELEPEIVAHDLHPDFHSTRFAQAFAAQRGIPTLAVQHHQAHLAAVAAEHGHAGPLLGLALDGVGLGSDGQPWGGELLFLEGTAFSRLGHLATLPLPGGDRAAREPWRMGAAVLHRLGRTDEIPRRFPDRPLAPALAALLAGGGRGTETSSLGRVFDAAAALLGVALDSGFEGHAAMLLESRASAHGPASPWDGAWRIAADGTLDLLPLLARLADWRGGVDEAAARFHASLAAALAQWATHAARERNTSVVALAGGCLLNRVLALELCRRLESAGLTVLTARQLPPGDGGLSLGQAWVALQTLES
- a CDS encoding HypC/HybG/HupF family hydrogenase formation chaperone, coding for MCLAMPVRVVEIVGEGMAVVDLNGVRKEVSLALVDDVAVGDYVILHVGHALQKLDVEEAERTLALFAEMARLDTIP